A region of Malaclemys terrapin pileata isolate rMalTer1 chromosome 5, rMalTer1.hap1, whole genome shotgun sequence DNA encodes the following proteins:
- the LOC128838540 gene encoding LOW QUALITY PROTEIN: E3 ubiquitin-protein ligase TRIM39-like (The sequence of the model RefSeq protein was modified relative to this genomic sequence to represent the inferred CDS: inserted 1 base in 1 codon), whose translation MASATPEWEIQEEAKCPICKDYFTDPVSIECEHNFCRGCITQYCEKWTKTPLFCPICKAQIQKGNFQPNWDLANTIEKSKTLSSKPGEENLCVRHEKPLDQFCEEDEEALAGVCRSSPEHRSHMVLITEEAIQKYKVQWAETTAAVSQAAGDIMQMIACGSCGLGSGPHISVADYEAGGXRVVCTLGGWYPEPEMLWRDSSGQLVSSLSQTKSQQENGLFEAQISVVIKERTHPGLNCYIRNPCLNQEKESTIYIADPFFLRTSLWMVALAVVLSVLGFLISPAIYYFWMQHREEGKLLAELRWRRAQIYAVNVTLDTATAQSNLVLSEDRKSVRHGDIRQDLPDNPGRFEPYVIVLGAEKFIDGRHYWEVEVGKKPEWTLGVCRESVRRKGGISITSKNGYFVVCLRDGEKYWACTSPLTPLPVSVRPSRVGIFLDYEGGEISFYNVTDRYHLFTFTDTFSGMLRPYFSPCLNEGGKNADPLIICPVPEKA comes from the exons ATGGCTTCAGCTACTCCTGAATGGGAAATCCAAGAGGAAGCCAAATGTCCCATCTGCAAGGACTATTTCACAGATCCGGTGAGTATAGAATGTGAGCACAACTTCTGTCGAGGCTGCATCACTCAGTACTGTGAGAAGTGGACCAAGACCCCTTTGTTCTGCCCCATATGCAAAGCCCAGATCCAGAAAGGAAATTTCCAACCCAACTGGGACTTGGCAAATACAATAGAAAAAAGTAAAACACTGAGTTCAAAACCAGGAGAAGAGAATCTGTGTGTGAGACACGAGAAACCCCTGGATCAGTTCTGTGAAGAGGATGAGGAAGCCCTGGCTGGAGTTTGCAGGAGCTCCCCAGAGCACAGATCTCACATGGTGCTGATCACTGAGGAGGCTATCCAGAAATACAAG GTGCAGTGGGCAGAGACTACAGCAGCCGTGAGCCAAGCAGCGGGGGACAtaatgcagatgattgcatgcggcagctgcg GTTTGGGCTCTGGGCCCCACATCTCTGTTGCTGACTATGAGGCCGGTG ATCGGGTGGTGTGTACGTTGGGTGGGTGGTACCCAGAGCCTGAAATGCTGTGGAGAGATTCTAGTGGGCAGCTTGTATCATCACTGTCCCAAACGAAATCCCAACAGGAAAATGGCCTGTTTGAAGCTCAGATTTCTGTTGTTATAAAAGAAAGGACACATCCTGGTTTGAATTGTTACATAAGGAATCCCTGCCTCAACCAAGAAAAAGAGTCAACAATTTACATAGCAG ACCCGTTTTTCCTAAGGACTTCGCTCTGGATGGTGGCGCTGGCTGTGGTCCTGAGTGTCCTGGGTTTTCTCATTTCCCCAGCCATTTACTATTTTTGGATGCAGCACAGAGAGGAAG ggaAACTCTTGGCTGAACTTC GGTGGAGAAGAGCCCAAATATATGCAG TGAATGTGACTCTGGATACAGCCACAGCTCAGTCCAACCTCGTCCTGTCCGAGGATCGGAAAAGTGTGAGACATGGAGATATACGGCAGGATCTTCCCGACAACCCTGGGAGATTTGAACCTTATGTCATTGTTCTGGGCGCTGAAAAGTTCATAGACGGGAGGCattactgggaggtggaggtgggaaaGAAGCCTGAGTGGACTCTGGGGGTTTGTAGGGAATctgtgaggaggaaggggggtATCAGTATCACATCTAAGAATGGATACTTTGTGGTGTGTTTGAGAGATGGAGAAAAATACTGGGCCTGCACTTCCCCCCTAACTCCTCTCCCCGTGAGCGTCAGGCCCAGCCGGGTGGGGATTTTCCTGGACTATGAGGGGGGCGAGATCTCATTTTACAATGTGACTGACAGGTACCATCTCTTCACTTTCACTGACACCTTCTCTGGGATGCTCCGCCCTTATTTCAGTCCTTGTCTCAATGAAGGGGGTAAAAATGCAGATCCCCTGATAATCTGCCCGGTCCCAGAGAAGGCCTGA